A region of the Methylobacterium nodulans ORS 2060 genome:
ATGTGGGCGCGTGGCTTCCCGAACCGCTGATGGGCACGACGCCGGAGGAGCCCGAGGACGACCTCACCCTGACCCTGATGCTCGCGCTCGAACGCCTCTCGCCGCTCGAACGCGCGGCCTTCCTGCTGCACGACGTCTTCGGCGTTCCCCTGAACGAGGTCGCCGGCACGCTCGGGCGGGAGGCGGCGGCGGTGCGCCAGCTTGCCGTCCGGGCGCGCCGGCATGTCCAGGCGGCGCGCCCGCGCTACACGGTCGAACGGGCCGAGGCCGAGCGCATCGCGACCGCCTTCTTCGCAGCCTCGCGCGACGGCGACACGCAGGCGCTCGGCCGGATGCTGGCCGCGGATGTCGTACTGCATTCGGATGGCGGCGGGCGGGTGATCGCCTTCCGCAACCCGATCGTCGGGATCGCGCGGGTCCTGCGGCTCTATGCGGGGCTGCAGCGCAAGCATGGGCCCGCGGTGCCGCAGCTCCTGCGCCCGATCTGGATCGACGGCCTTCCCGGCTATGTCAGCATCGATCGCGGCGCGATCCTGCAGACGACGGCGCTGGCGATCGAGGACGGGCGCATCGCCGCGATCTACATCGTGCGCAATCCGGACAAGCTGCGGCATGTGGGGCGGATCCTGGCCGACGGCTGAACCCGTCCGGCCTCTCGCGGGGGCAGCACGGCAGGTGCCGTTGCGCATGCCGATGCGCCTGTCGCCCGCAGCGGTGGGCGCATCGCGACAGTCTTATATAAGATAGATCTTTTTGCGCAATCGAGGCGCGCGAGCAGCCCTGCGCAGCCTGATAGTTCAAGGCGGAAGCTTCGCCCTTGCAGCCGGATTCTCAGGGGTCGGGCGGGGCGGTTGACGGCGCTGGAATCCGATGTCTTATAGAAGACTTCCGGCCAGGGAATCTGACGGCCGGCCCGGGAGGAGACAGGATGAGCAGTCACGCCGCTTCGGGCGGGGGGCGGACCCACCCGCACCTTCTCGCCCACAGCCCGCTCGACAACGTCGCCGTGGCGGTGGTCGAGGATCTCAAGGCCGGCACGGCCGCCTTCGGCGTCGTTACGCAGGACAACTCGACCTTCGAGGTCGAGGTCCGGCACGACATCCCGATCGGCCACAAGGTGGCGCTCGCCGACCTCAAGACCGGCGACACGGCGATCAAGTATGGCCAGGATATCGGCAGGGTCATCAAGGACGTGGCCAAGGGCGAGCACGTCCATGTTCACAATGTCAAGACGAAGCGCTGGTGAGGTGATCATGTCCAAAACCGCTGCCACGCTCGCCTCCGAGATCGCCAGCCCCTTCGCGGGCGGCGCCCCCGACCAGTTCGCCACCAAAGCCCTGCCCGCCGCCCGCGCCTCGGCAGACTACCGCAACGCCACCTTCATGGGCTGGCGGCGCGAGAACGGCCGCGTGGGCGTGCGCAACCACGTGGTGCTGCTGCCCCTCGACGACCTCTCCAACGCCGCCTGCGAGGCGGTCGCGAACCTCGTCAAGGGCACGATGGCGCTGCCCCATTCCTATGGCCGGCTGCAGTTCGGCGAGGACCTGGAGCTGCATTTCCGCACCCTGATCGGCATCGGCTCGAACCCGAACGTCGCCGCCGTGGTGGTGATCGGCATCGAGGACCAGTGGACCAACCGCGTCGTCGCGGGCATCGCCCGGACCGGCAAGCCGGTGGTGGGCTTCGGCATCGAGGGCCACGGCGACATCGCCACCATCGCCAAGGCGAGCTACCAGGCCAAGCGCCTCGTGCAATGGGCGACCGAGCTGCCGCGCGAGCGCTGCCCGATCGCGGATCTCTGGGTCTCGACCAAGTGCGGCGAGTCCGACACCACCACGGGCCTGTCCTCCTGCCCCACCGTCGGCAACCTCTACGACAAGCTGATCCCGCTCGGCATCTACGGCGTCTTCGGCGAGACCTCCGAGATCACCGGCGCCGAGCATCTCTGCCGCGAGCGCGCCGCCACGCCGGACGTGGCGGAGAAGTGGTACGCGATGTGGAAGGCCTATCAGGACGAGGTGATCGAGGCGCACAAGACCGATGACCTCTCGGACAGCCAGCCCACCAAGGGCAACATCGTGGGCGGGCTCACCACCATTGAGGAGAAGGCGCTCGGCAACCTGGAGAAGATCGGCCACACCTCGCGCTTCATCGACGCGCTGAAGCCCGCCGAGGCGCCCGCGAAGGGGCCGGGCCTCTACTTCATGGACACGTCCTCGGCGGCGGCCGAATGCGTGACCCTGATGGCGGCGGCGGGCTACGTGGTGCACACCTTCCCGACCGGCCAGGGCAACGTCATCGGCAACCCGATCCTTCCGGTGATCAAGATCTCGGGCAATCCGCGCACCGTGCGCACCATGGGCGAGCACATCGACGTCGATGTCTCGGGCGTGCTGACGCGGGAGATGACGATCAGCCAAGCGGGTGACGCACTGATCGACATGGTGGTGCGCACTGCCAACGGCCGGCTCACCGCTGCCGAGGCGCTCGGCCACCGGGAATTCGTGATGACCAAGCTCTACCGCAGCGCCTGAGCATCCGAGGCACCGCCTCACGGAGGGCAGACCCGATGCCGATCCTCACCCTTGCGGCCGCCCACGACCTCGCCGCCGCGGCGCTGATCAGCTGCGGGGCGAGCCCGAATGCGGCCGCCAGCACGGCCCGGGCCCTCGTCGGCGCCGAGGCCGACGGGCTGAAGGGGCACGGCCTGTCGCGGCTGCCCGCCTACGCGGCGCAACTGCGCCGCGGCAAGGTGGTGGGCGATGCCGTCCCGGTGGTCACCCGGCCGCGGCCCGGCCTCCTGGCGATCGATGCCGCGCACGGCTTCGCCTATCCGGCCCTCGACGCGGCCGTGGCGCAGCTGCCGGCGGTAGCGCGGGCGCAGGGCCTTGCGGCGGCTGGCATTCGCCGCTCGCACCATTGCGGCGCGGCCGGGCGGCCCGTCGAGGCGCTCGCCGCACAGGGGCTCGTCGCGTTGCTGTTCGCCAACACGCCCGCCGCGATGGCTCCCTGGGGCGGGGCAAAAGCGGTGTTCGGCACCAACCCGATCGCCTTCGCCTGCCCGCTGCCGGGCCGCGCCCCGATCGTGGTCGATCTCTCCCTCTCGAAGGTCGCGCGGGGCAACATCATGGCGGCCCGGCAGCGCGGCGAGGCCATCCCGGAGGGCTGGGCGCTCGACGCGGAGGGCCGCCCCACCACCGATCCGGCCGCCGCCCTCGCCGGCACCATGGTGCCCCTCGGCGACGCCAAGGGTACGGCGCTCGCGCTGATGGTCGAGCTGCTTGCCGCCGGGCTGACGGGCGGGCGCTACGCCGCCGAGGCGAGCTCGTTCCTCGACGCCGAGGGCGAGCCGCCGGGCACCGGCCAGCTTCTCATCGCGATCGACGCCACCGCCTTCGGCGACGGAACCCTGGCACGCTTCGCGGCGCTCGCGGCGTCGATCGAGGCGCAGGAGGGGGCTCGCCTCCCGGGGGCCCGCCGTCTCGCCCTGCGCGCCCGGGCGGAAGCCGAGGGGGTGAGCATTCCCGATGCCCTCCTGGCGGAGATCCGGTCGCTGTGAGCGAAGGCTACCCAATCTCATTGTCTGTGGCTTGCTCCGCTCCTCCGATTGCCAGCCTCAGACCCGCGCTCTAACGAGGAGAGGGAGACTGTGCCGAGTACGGATGCGACCGCATCTCCCAGGGGTGAGGAGCGGCGTCGGGACGAGATGAGGCGATCGGGCTCAGGCCCTTCGACCGATGCGCCGCGCGGCGAGACCGTGGGATATCGGCCGCTCTACCGGCAGGTCTACGACACACTGCTGCGCCGCCTCGCCGACGCGGTCTGGCAGCCTGGCCAGTTGCTGCCGAGCGAGGGGCAACTCGCCGCCGAACTCGGGGTCAGCCAGGGGACGGTGCGCAAGGCCCTGGACGCCCTGACCGCCGACAGCCTGCTGGTGCGCCGCCAGGGACGCGGCACCTTCGTGGCCGAGCACGACGACCAGCAGAGCGTTTTTCGCTTCTTCAAGCTGCGGCCGGATGCGGACGGGGGCGGGATCCCCGACAGCCGCGTGCTGGCGCTCTCCCGGGGCACGGCGAATGGCGACGAGCGCGAGCGCCTCGATCTGCCCCGGACGGCCCAGGTGGTTCGGATCGAGCGCCTGCGCTCCGTCGCCGGCCGGCTCTGCGTGTGCGAGACGATCAGCCTGCCGGAGAGTCTGTTTCCGGGCATTGCCGAGCTTTCGCTCCCCAACACGCTCTACAGCCTCTACGCGACGCGGTTCGGGATCACCATCGGGACCGCCCGCGAGCGTCTCAAGGCGATCCTGCTGCCGGCCCGCGAGGCCGCCCTGCTGGAGATGCCGGAAGGAACGCCCGCCCTGGAGATCGACCGCGTCGCGATGGACCTGGAGGAGCGCCCGGTGGAGTGGCGCCTCTCCCTCTGCCTGACGCAGGACATGCATTACCTCTCGGTCCTGCGCTGATCCTGCGGCGGGGTGGGCCGGTCACGGCGACGGATTGCCGTCTGTGGCGCACCGGTGAGGGAGGATGTGATGGTGCATCACGCCGGGATGCGCCGCGATGATCTCCGCGGCGGGCCGCATCTC
Encoded here:
- a CDS encoding sigma-70 family RNA polymerase sigma factor, which encodes MPPDAATRVFEAQRLRLVRLAYRMLGSVAEAEDAVQDAWLRWRRVEAEVDEPAAYLTRIVTRLCLDRMKSARARRETYVGAWLPEPLMGTTPEEPEDDLTLTLMLALERLSPLERAAFLLHDVFGVPLNEVAGTLGREAAAVRQLAVRARRHVQAARPRYTVERAEAERIATAFFAASRDGDTQALGRMLAADVVLHSDGGGRVIAFRNPIVGIARVLRLYAGLQRKHGPAVPQLLRPIWIDGLPGYVSIDRGAILQTTALAIEDGRIAAIYIVRNPDKLRHVGRILADG
- a CDS encoding UxaA family hydrolase — its product is MSSHAASGGGRTHPHLLAHSPLDNVAVAVVEDLKAGTAAFGVVTQDNSTFEVEVRHDIPIGHKVALADLKTGDTAIKYGQDIGRVIKDVAKGEHVHVHNVKTKRW
- a CDS encoding UxaA family hydrolase — encoded protein: MSKTAATLASEIASPFAGGAPDQFATKALPAARASADYRNATFMGWRRENGRVGVRNHVVLLPLDDLSNAACEAVANLVKGTMALPHSYGRLQFGEDLELHFRTLIGIGSNPNVAAVVVIGIEDQWTNRVVAGIARTGKPVVGFGIEGHGDIATIAKASYQAKRLVQWATELPRERCPIADLWVSTKCGESDTTTGLSSCPTVGNLYDKLIPLGIYGVFGETSEITGAEHLCRERAATPDVAEKWYAMWKAYQDEVIEAHKTDDLSDSQPTKGNIVGGLTTIEEKALGNLEKIGHTSRFIDALKPAEAPAKGPGLYFMDTSSAAAECVTLMAAAGYVVHTFPTGQGNVIGNPILPVIKISGNPRTVRTMGEHIDVDVSGVLTREMTISQAGDALIDMVVRTANGRLTAAEALGHREFVMTKLYRSA
- a CDS encoding Ldh family oxidoreductase, which produces MPILTLAAAHDLAAAALISCGASPNAAASTARALVGAEADGLKGHGLSRLPAYAAQLRRGKVVGDAVPVVTRPRPGLLAIDAAHGFAYPALDAAVAQLPAVARAQGLAAAGIRRSHHCGAAGRPVEALAAQGLVALLFANTPAAMAPWGGAKAVFGTNPIAFACPLPGRAPIVVDLSLSKVARGNIMAARQRGEAIPEGWALDAEGRPTTDPAAALAGTMVPLGDAKGTALALMVELLAAGLTGGRYAAEASSFLDAEGEPPGTGQLLIAIDATAFGDGTLARFAALAASIEAQEGARLPGARRLALRARAEAEGVSIPDALLAEIRSL
- a CDS encoding GntR family transcriptional regulator, whose translation is MRRSGSGPSTDAPRGETVGYRPLYRQVYDTLLRRLADAVWQPGQLLPSEGQLAAELGVSQGTVRKALDALTADSLLVRRQGRGTFVAEHDDQQSVFRFFKLRPDADGGGIPDSRVLALSRGTANGDERERLDLPRTAQVVRIERLRSVAGRLCVCETISLPESLFPGIAELSLPNTLYSLYATRFGITIGTARERLKAILLPAREAALLEMPEGTPALEIDRVAMDLEERPVEWRLSLCLTQDMHYLSVLR